In Glycine max cultivar Williams 82 chromosome 7, Glycine_max_v4.0, whole genome shotgun sequence, a single window of DNA contains:
- the LOC100801044 gene encoding translation initiation factor eIF-2B subunit beta, protein MPDVHTLVNDFLNQLKKRKIEGSQATAKLTAELLRSVISQQRVPHTNQATTLINAVRAVGEQLIAANPIELAVGNIVRRVLHIIREEDLSLATAAMDGLGVSAASDDEDDAERDENPVLSAAAVAAAARSTLRPPSLQTLLEDTSDSAAAPPTSSSGGESDGRSRSVEKGSRGRKLKHDVIEAVNELIQDISTCYEQIAEQAVEHIHHNEVILTLGSSKTVLEFLYAAKEKQRSFKVFVAEGAPRYQGHLLAKELAARGLQTTVITDSAVFAMISRVNMVIVGAHAVMANGGVIAPVGLNMAALAAQRHAVPFVVLAGSHKLCPLYPHNPEVLLNELRSPSELLDFGEFSDCMDSASGAGSLHVVNPTFDYVPPKLVSLFITDTGGHNPSYMYRLIADYYSADDLVVKRRPTTGS, encoded by the exons ATGCCGGATGTTCATACCCTCGTTAATGATTTTCTGAATCAGCTTAAAAAACG TAAAATTGAAGGTTCTCAGGCCACAGCAAAGCTCACAGCAGAGTTGCTCCGGTCTGTGATTTCACAGCAGCGAGTGCCACACACGAACCAAGCCACAACTCTGATTAATGCAGTGAGGGCTGTGGGGGAGCAGCTTATTGCTGCTAATCCTATTG AGCTAGCTGTTGGAAATATTGTGAGGCGTGTTTTGCACATTATAAGGGAAGAGGATCTTTCCCTTGCAACAGCTGCTATGGATGGTTTGGGGGTATCAGCTGCAAGTGACGATGAAGATGATGCGGAGCGAGATGAAAATCCTGTTTTATCTGCGGCTGCTGTTGCAGCTGCTGCCAGAAGCACATTGCGTCCACCGTCATTGCAAACTCTTCTAGAGGATACATCTGATTCAGCTGCTGCTCCCCCCACATCTTCCTCAGGGGGTGAATCTGACGGGAGAAGTAGAT CTGTGGAAAAAGGTTCAAGAGGGAGGAAATTGAAGCATGATGTCATCGAAGCAGTCAATGAACTTATTCAAGACATATCTACTTGCTATGAACAAATAGCTGAGCAGGCAGTGGAGCACATTCATCACAA TGAGGTAATATTAACATTAGGCAGCTCAAAAACAGTGTTGGAATTTCTTTATGCTGCGAAGGAAAAACAGAGATCATTTAAGGTCTTTGTTGCTGAAGGGGCCCCTAG ATATCAGGGACATCTCCTTGCAAAAGAATTGGCTGCTAGAGGCTTACAGACCACAGTAATTACTGATTCAGCTGTTTTTGCAATGATTTCTCGAGTGAACATG GTTATAGTTGGAGCTCATGCTGTCATGGCTAATGGTGGAGTTATTGCACCAGTGGGGTTAAATATGGCTGCACTTGCAGCTCAAAGGCATGCTGTTCCATTTGTTGTACTTGCTGGGAGTCACAAG TTGTGCCCTTTGTATCCACACAATCCTGAAGTCCTACTGAATGAGCTGAGATCCCCATCTGAGCTACTTGACTTTGGGGAATTCTCAGATTGCATGGATTCTGCAAGCGGTGCCGGTTCTCTTCATGTTGTTAATCCAACATTTGATTACGTGCCACCAAAACTTGTTAGTCTCTTTATTACTGACAC AGGAGGGCATAATCCTTCCTATATGTACCGGCTCATAGCTGATTACTACTCAGCTGATGATTTGGTGGTGAAACGAAGACCCACTACAGGGAGTTGA